GAAGAGAATCATCTTCATGTCTCTTCTCTTCTATTTTTGTCTCACAGATTGATATCCATTCTCATATGCACTGTTCTCTCGTCTAGCAACGTCTGCTCTCTCATTTTGAGCCTAATTGCAGAAATCAAGATTCAGCTTcaccatttttcaaaaatgagATACTCAAGTACCTCGTATCGGTCAAATTTCTATCGAATAACTCATATGGATCCTATTCTCTCAAATTCAAAGAGAGAAAGTTACCTGTTCACGAGTGGCGGAGTGGGAATCAAGCTGAAGAAGAGTGAGAGGCTGCATTGGAGGCTAATGAGTGAGCATGAAGGTGAGCATGAGTGAGCATGAAGGTGAGCCAGGCGCTGGGAGATGTCCGGTGGAGGCAATCTGAGCAAGCAGATCTTGGATCGAACGGCTGAGCGTTGTCGCTTTTGGGCCAAGCTCAATGACGTATCTCTGCTGCTCCTCCGTGAAAACTAGTGGGATCCGATCCTTCTCGTCGGCGCCCCAAGCTAGAAGTCCCGCCatttcttcgtcttcttctctctGATCTAACACAGACGGGTCTGACTGACTGACTGGGCGATCACAGAGCTAAACCGAAGCGGTTGGTGTTTA
The sequence above is drawn from the Raphanus sativus cultivar WK10039 chromosome 7, ASM80110v3, whole genome shotgun sequence genome and encodes:
- the LOC108815140 gene encoding LOW QUALITY PROTEIN: uncharacterized protein LOC108815140 (The sequence of the model RefSeq protein was modified relative to this genomic sequence to represent the inferred CDS: inserted 1 base in 1 codon; deleted 3 bases in 2 codons), with translation MAGLLAWGADEKDRIPLVFTEEQQRYVIELGPKATTLSRSIQDLLLRLPPPDISQRLAHLHAHSCSPSCSLISLQCSLSLLQLDSHSATREQAQNERADVARRENSAYENXISICETKIEEKRHEDDSLLKKL